The nucleotide sequence CGTCCGGTACGCCCGCAGGTGCCGCGGCTCCAACCCGTACGCCGCCAGACCCGCCACCGCCCGCGCGATGATCAACGCGTCCGCGTCATACCAGCCCGGCGGATCCGCCACCAGCACACCCAGCCGCTCCAACTCGGCCAGCGTCGACTCGTCGACCCCGCTCCGCGAGATCAGCTCCGCCCGGCCCAGCCGCACCTCCGGCGACTCGGCGGACCCCGCCACCTCCCGGCCCGGCACCTCACCACCGGGACCGACCGCCACCAGATTCGGCCGCTGCCGCCCCGGCGCCGCACCCGACGAATCCCACTCCGCCAACTGGTCCCGGATCACCCGCAACGGCAGGTACTGGTCCCGCTGCGCGGTCAACACGAACCGCAACCGCGCCACATCGTCCCAGCTGAACTTCCGGTACCCCGCCGCCGTCCGCTGCGGCTCCACCAGGCCCTCGGCCTCCAGGAACCGCAACTTCGAGATCGTGACGTCCGGAAACTCCACCCGCAACTGCGCCAACACCTCGCCGATGCTCATCAGCGGAGTCGCCCGCGCCGCGGCGGCCGATGAGCCCAGCGGGTCGTCCGCCGCACCCGGCGACGTCGAAGCCGCAGGCCCGTTCACCCCCGGCCGGCCTCCTCCGGACGCGGACCGGCGATGAACACCACCCGGAACTTACCGATCTGCACCTCGTCGCCGTTGCTCAGCGTCGCCGCCTCGACCCGTTCCCGGTTCACGTACGTGCCGTTCAGACTGCCCACGTCCCGCACCGTGAACGTGCCGCCGTCCCGGTGGAACTCGGCGTGCCGCCGCGACACCGTCACGTCGTCGAGGAAGATGTCACTGTCCGGGTGCCGGCCACTCGTCGTCACATCGTGGTCCAGCAGGAACCGGGCGCCCGCGTTCGGACCCCGGCGAACCACCAGCAACGCCATCCCGGGCGGCAACGAACCGGACATGCGGCTCGGCACCACATCGGTGTCCGGGCCCTCCAGCACTTCGTCGAGGGAACCGAGATTGAGCGTCGAAGTGACGTCGAGTGGGGGGAACTCGTCGTCTGGGCGCGTCATGGGGACCACCTCACGGATCTGTTTCGGTCGGCGTCGGGCAATGGCGGGTCTGGCCGCCGGGCAGAAACACACCCGGCGGCTGGCTCCCCGTGCCGGGAAGGCGCATTCCGCAACGCTCAAACTATTGGTTCTCGGTCAACTGGGCGAGCCTAGCCAGCACCGAAAAACAGGGCAACCGGACGCGCGGACACCACCGCGCCGCCCGAAACGGACAAACTCAGCTCTCGGTGAGCTCGCGGTACGCACCAGCGGTCAACAAACCCTCGACCGCCGCCGGATCATCCGGAGTGATCTCCACCAGCCACCCCGCACCGTACGGGTCCGTGTTGATCACCTCAGGGGTGTCGGCCAACGCCTCGTTGCGCGCCGCCACCGTGCCGCTCACCGGCGCGTAGAGCTCCGAAACGCTCTTCGTCGACTCGATCTCACCCAGCGACTCACCCGCCGCCACCACCGCGCCCTCGTCCGGCAACTGGACGAACACGATGTCACCCAGGGCGTCCTGCGCGAAGTGCGTGATGCCGACCCGGACGGCGCCGCCGTCCCCACCAGCCACCCACTCGTGCTCGGCGGTGTACCGCAGATCCTCAGGAATCACCAGCTGCGTCCTTCGTCATCGGTGCACCGGGGGGAAACCGGCGCGGCCGCGACCGGTCAGGAGACCGGCCGGGCGTGTTCCAGCTTGATCGGCGCGTGCAGCTGCGAAACCTCCACAGCCTCACTGTCCTCCGGCGTCACGTTACCGCCGTCCTCCTCCACCGATGCGACCACCCCGCCGGGAATGTTCAACGCCGTACGCAGCGTCGGCGGATCACCGATCACCGAGATCACGTACGGGCCGCTCAACCGCCGCCCGTCCACCACCAGGCCACCACCCGGCCCGTCCACGAAATACGTCGACGCGATGATCCGCACCGCCGTACCGTCCGACCCCGCGATCTGCATCGCCTCCGCGCCCGCACCCCGCAGCTCCTGCACCGCGTCCAGGATCCGCGCCGCCGAGATCGCCTTGTCCGGACCCGCGAACCGCACCGACAGGCCCGGACCCACCGCCGGCAACGTGCCCGCCAGGATGCCCAGCTCGTCCGCCCGCCGCGTCGCCTCCTCCAGCGCCGCCTGCCGGCCCTGCTCACCCGAACGCAACTGCCGCTGGCTCTCCTCCAGCGCCTCGATGTCCTGCCGCAGCCGCCGCTCCCGCGAATCCAGATCCGACGAGATCCGGACCAGGTCCTCCTCCCGCGTCGCCGCGAGGGTCGGATCCGCCGACGTCGTCTTCAACTGCACCACCAGGGTGAACCCCAGCAACGCCAGCAACACCGCGATCATCGCGCCCGCCGACGTCAACCGCCGCGACACCCGCGCCGGCGCCGCCTCGGTCGCGGTCTCACTCTCGGTCGCGGTCGCCCCGGGCTCCTCGGCCGGCGACGGCACGCCCTCCTGCTCCACCGGCTCCGGCTCCGCCGGCGCCAACGGGCTCAACTCGTCCGGATCGGGCGCGTCCGGGCGCGGATCCGGCTCACCGGCCGGCCCCGCCGGCCGGTGCGGCTCCGCCGGCTCCGGCCAGCCCGTCCCCGTCTCCCTGTGCTCCTCGCTCATCGCCACAAACCTACGCCCGGAACAGGTGCCGGCGGATCGCCGCCACGTTTCCGAAGATGCGCACGCCCAGCACGACCACCACACCGGTGGACAACTGACCACCCACCCCCAACTGGTCACCCAGGTAGACGATCAGACCCGCCACCAGCACGTTCGAGATGAACGACACCACGAACTGCTTGTCGTCGAAGATCCGGTCCAGCTTCGCCCGCACACCACCGAACACCGCGTCGAGCGCCGCCACCACGGCGATCGGCAGGTACGGCTGCAGCGCCGCGGGCACCGTGGGATCCAGATACACCCCGAGCACCACACCGGCGAGCAACGCCAGCACCGCGATCATCGGCCACCTCCGGAGGGGCTGGGAGAGGAACCCGAGCCGGACGGCCCGGGACTGGTCGAACCGGCGACACCCGAACCCGACGGGCTCGGACTCACCGAAGGCTCGGCGTAGCGTAGCCGCGGCTGCGGAGCGGCCGGCAGGGTGAGGCCGTCCTCCTCCTTCACCCCGAACGACAGGCCCGTCGTCCGCGCCACGTCACGCATCAGATCCGCCGCCCGGCTGTCGTCGAACCGGTCCCGCATCGAACCCGGCCCGATCGCCGTCACCTCGTACGGGCTCGTCACCGGCCGGTAGTCCACCAGGATCGCCTCACCCGCCGAACGGATCGTCGACGTCGCCGTCAACCGCTGCCCGTTCACCGCCACCGCCTCCGCACCCGCCGCCCACAGCGCGTTCGCCACCTTCTGCAGGTCGGAGTACAACACCCGGGACGGCCCCGCGTCCGCCCCGGTCACCGCGTCCTGGTCCCGCGGCGCGTCCGCCAGCCGCACCACCACACCGTCACCGCGCACCCGGCCCAGGCCGGTGCCCGCCTCCAGGTTGCGCAGCCGCGACGCCTGCGACCCGCTCAACGCCGCGTCCCGCTGCCGGCCGACCTCCTCGCGCAACTGGTCCGCCCGGGCGGTCAGCCGGTCCGTCTCCGCCTCCCGCTGCTTGATCTCGGCGATCAGCCCGGCCCGCGCCTTCGCCCGGCCCGGCTCCTCCGCCATCGTCTCGCGGTAGGCCACCGCGAACAGGAAACCGATCACCAACAGCACCACCACGCTCACCGGCCGGCCCAGCACCCGCCGTAGCCGCGACGGCGACACCGTCGCCCGCCGGGCCGCCGCGTCGGCGTAGCCCGGGTCCAGCGGGTTGCGGAACAGTTCGGTGAGGAAGTCCGGCGCGTACACCCGCGCCGACGGGTCGCGGCCCTTGTCCTGCGGGGGCGTCGCGGTCACGCCGCCGCCCCCGCGCGCCGCGCCCGCATCGCGCGGACCAGGCGGCTGGCCTGCACCACGTACATGGCTCCGGCCACCCAGTAGAGCACCAGGCCCCACCAGGCCAGACCCCAGCCGATCGCCCCCGCCGCGGTGGCGACGCTCTCGGCGGCGGACGCCAGCAGCAGGATCGGGAACGCGGCCAGCAGCAGGAACGTGGCGGTCTTGCCCACGTAGTGCACCGGCGGCGGCCCGTAACCGTAGCGGCGCAGCACGCCCAGCGAGCCGAGCAGCAACAGCTCACGGGCCAGCAGCGCGGCGGTGAACTGCCACGGCACCACCTCGCGC is from Micromonospora terminaliae and encodes:
- a CDS encoding MerR family transcriptional regulator; protein product: MNGPAASTSPGAADDPLGSSAAAARATPLMSIGEVLAQLRVEFPDVTISKLRFLEAEGLVEPQRTAAGYRKFSWDDVARLRFVLTAQRDQYLPLRVIRDQLAEWDSSGAAPGRQRPNLVAVGPGGEVPGREVAGSAESPEVRLGRAELISRSGVDESTLAELERLGVLVADPPGWYDADALIIARAVAGLAAYGLEPRHLRAYRTAADREVGLFAQLVAPLARQSDPAARARAAETARELVALSQQLHAALVRVGLRSTLGR
- the odhI gene encoding oxoglutarate dehydrogenase inhibitor Odhl — its product is MTRPDDEFPPLDVTSTLNLGSLDEVLEGPDTDVVPSRMSGSLPPGMALLVVRRGPNAGARFLLDHDVTTSGRHPDSDIFLDDVTVSRRHAEFHRDGGTFTVRDVGSLNGTYVNRERVEAATLSNGDEVQIGKFRVVFIAGPRPEEAGRG
- the gcvH gene encoding glycine cleavage system protein GcvH, yielding MIPEDLRYTAEHEWVAGGDGGAVRVGITHFAQDALGDIVFVQLPDEGAVVAAGESLGEIESTKSVSELYAPVSGTVAARNEALADTPEVINTDPYGAGWLVEITPDDPAAVEGLLTAGAYRELTES
- a CDS encoding DUF881 domain-containing protein codes for the protein MSEEHRETGTGWPEPAEPHRPAGPAGEPDPRPDAPDPDELSPLAPAEPEPVEQEGVPSPAEEPGATATESETATEAAPARVSRRLTSAGAMIAVLLALLGFTLVVQLKTTSADPTLAATREEDLVRISSDLDSRERRLRQDIEALEESQRQLRSGEQGRQAALEEATRRADELGILAGTLPAVGPGLSVRFAGPDKAISAARILDAVQELRGAGAEAMQIAGSDGTAVRIIASTYFVDGPGGGLVVDGRRLSGPYVISVIGDPPTLRTALNIPGGVVASVEEDGGNVTPEDSEAVEVSQLHAPIKLEHARPVS
- a CDS encoding small basic family protein yields the protein MIAVLALLAGVVLGVYLDPTVPAALQPYLPIAVVAALDAVFGGVRAKLDRIFDDKQFVVSFISNVLVAGLIVYLGDQLGVGGQLSTGVVVVLGVRIFGNVAAIRRHLFRA
- a CDS encoding DUF881 domain-containing protein, whose amino-acid sequence is MTATPPQDKGRDPSARVYAPDFLTELFRNPLDPGYADAAARRATVSPSRLRRVLGRPVSVVVLLVIGFLFAVAYRETMAEEPGRAKARAGLIAEIKQREAETDRLTARADQLREEVGRQRDAALSGSQASRLRNLEAGTGLGRVRGDGVVVRLADAPRDQDAVTGADAGPSRVLYSDLQKVANALWAAGAEAVAVNGQRLTATSTIRSAGEAILVDYRPVTSPYEVTAIGPGSMRDRFDDSRAADLMRDVARTTGLSFGVKEEDGLTLPAAPQPRLRYAEPSVSPSPSGSGVAGSTSPGPSGSGSSPSPSGGGR
- a CDS encoding CDP-alcohol phosphatidyltransferase family protein: MSRRPAPSEHPAPGGAAVVGDRVLTVPNLISFVRLVGVPLFLYLFLVVKADVAAVVVLAVGGTSDWVDGWIARRLHQVSRLGELLDPLADRLYILATLLAFTAREVVPWQFTAALLARELLLLGSLGVLRRYGYGPPPVHYVGKTATFLLLAAFPILLLASAAESVATAAGAIGWGLAWWGLVLYWVAGAMYVVQASRLVRAMRARRAGAAA